In Helianthus annuus cultivar XRQ/B chromosome 3, HanXRQr2.0-SUNRISE, whole genome shotgun sequence, a single window of DNA contains:
- the LOC110931332 gene encoding uncharacterized protein LOC110931332 has translation MTHCDETDFVAYGTGQLRGQAKGWWDNLKKEQGIEATRTMTWEEFKTPFLRHHSPKAVINRIKEEFIQLRHSGESIEKITGIFLDKLRFCDEVVQTEEPKIYYYYNMLSAEYREFMTPSKYWHLTEIVNVVREREIELKKQIERSERRVFDKNPIPAKKQKLNEAPKKGVEKGGIPPCKICGKNHKGECYFKNKPCPTCGKVGHVVANCPGKVSVCYKCYKSGHKKSECPELVGTKDTTDVKPDA, from the coding sequence ATGACCCATTGTGATGAGACTGATTTCGTGGCATACGGTACCGGTCAGTTAAGAGGCCAAGCCAAGGGTTGGTGGGATAATCTGAAGAAGGAACAAGGGATTGAGGCCACGAGAACGATGACGTGGGAAGAATTCAAAACACCGTTCCTTAGACACCATAGTCCGAAAGCTGTAATTAATAGGATTAAAGAAGAGTTTATACAGCTAAGGCATAGTGGTGAGTCGATAGAGAAGATTACGGGAATCTTTCTCGATAAGCTCAGGTTTTGTGATGAGGTGGTTCAGACTGAAGAACcgaaaatatattattactacAACATGCTAAGCGCGGAGTatcgggagtttatgactccttcaaaATACTGGCATCTTACAGAGATAGTGAATGTCGTACGTGAAAGGGAAATTGAGCTGAAAAAGCAGATTGAAAGGAGTGAGCGAAGGGTGTTTGATAAAAACCCAATCCCCGCAAAGAAACAAAAGCTGAATGAAGCTCCGAAGAAAGGAGTTGAAAAGGGGGGGATACCTCCATGCAAAATTTGTGGAAAGAATCACAAGGGCGAATGCTATTTTAAAAACAAACCATGTCCTACTTGCGGTAAAGTGGGACATGTGGTTGCGAATTGCCCAGGAAAGGTGTCGGTATGCTATAAATGTTATAAATCGGGACACAAAAAGTCTGAGTGCCCGGAGTTAGTTGGAACCAAAGACACCACTGATGTAAAGCCTGATGCCTAG